The DNA region GTGAAGAATTTGGACTACCGCAAGAAGCCGTTGATATTCGTAAACAAAGACAGATGGGTAAAGTCGCCTTAGAATATCTTGCAAAGAAAAATTTACAGGATATTGATTGTCGATTTGATATTGTGGCTATCACCTGGCGGCCAAACCAAAAACCTAAAATTGAATTAATAAAAGATGCCTTTTATCTTGAGGAGTAAGAAT from bacterium includes:
- a CDS encoding YraN family protein, translated to MSKQRIELGEKGEALALKHLKRHRYKILEQNYKTRSGEIDIIAKNQEVLAFIEVKTRRGEEFGLPQEAVDIRKQRQMGKVALEYLAKKNLQDIDCRFDIVAITWRPNQKPKIELIKDAFYLEE